The Candidatus Mycolicibacterium alkanivorans genome contains a region encoding:
- the pstA gene encoding phosphate ABC transporter permease PstA → MTKATLDVPVKAPTFHPISPSRKIKNNLATILFAASFLIAMVPLVWVLYTVLERGFKAVITPGWWTRSLAGVLPDQFAGGVYHAIYGTIIQAGIAAVISVPLGIMAAVYLVEYGRGRFAQVTTYMVDILAGVPSIVAALFIFALWISTLGFPQSAFAVALALVLLMLPVVVRNTEEILKLVPDELREASYALGVPKWKTIVRIVVPTALPGMISGILLALARVMGETAPVLVLVGYARSINFDALEGNMASLPLLIYTELINPEPAGRLRVWGAALTLILLVAVLYTAAAFVNRYLTRNRA, encoded by the coding sequence ATGACAAAGGCCACGCTCGATGTGCCGGTCAAGGCACCGACGTTCCACCCGATCAGCCCGAGTCGCAAGATCAAGAACAACCTCGCCACGATCCTGTTCGCTGCGTCGTTTCTGATCGCCATGGTGCCGCTGGTGTGGGTGCTTTACACCGTCCTGGAACGCGGCTTCAAGGCGGTCATTACCCCGGGATGGTGGACCAGGTCGCTGGCCGGCGTGTTGCCGGATCAGTTCGCCGGTGGTGTGTACCACGCAATCTACGGAACGATCATCCAGGCCGGAATCGCGGCGGTGATTTCGGTTCCGCTCGGCATCATGGCGGCCGTCTACCTGGTGGAGTACGGACGCGGGCGGTTTGCGCAGGTGACGACCTACATGGTCGACATCCTGGCGGGTGTGCCGTCGATCGTGGCCGCGCTGTTCATCTTCGCGTTGTGGATTTCAACGCTGGGATTCCCGCAAAGCGCGTTCGCAGTTGCCCTGGCCCTGGTGCTGTTGATGCTGCCGGTCGTGGTGCGCAACACCGAGGAAATCCTGAAGCTCGTTCCCGACGAGCTGCGCGAGGCCTCATATGCCCTGGGTGTTCCGAAATGGAAGACCATCGTGCGCATAGTCGTGCCCACGGCGTTGCCCGGCATGATCAGCGGAATCCTCCTGGCGCTCGCCCGGGTGATGGGCGAGACCGCACCCGTCCTGGTGCTGGTCGGCTACGCCAGGTCGATCAACTTCGATGCGCTCGAAGGAAACATGGCGTCGCTGCCCCTGCTCATCTACACCGAGCTGATCAACCCGGAACCCGCCGGGCGGCTGAGAGTGTGGGGGGCGGCGCTGACCCTGATTTTGCTGGTCGCAGTGCTGTACACAGCGGCGGCCTTCGTGAACCGATACCTGACGCGAAATCGGGCCTGA
- the arsD gene encoding arsenite efflux transporter metallochaperone ArsD, giving the protein MSKVEVFEPALCCATGVCGDDVPQELVTFSADLDFVRTRGGDVSRYNLASEPLAFAQNEAVKAFLHVAGSDGLPLVLVDGVTAMTGRYPDRRQLAAWAGVEMPTPAGRLLDITDTSAAEDCCGNSGCC; this is encoded by the coding sequence ATGAGCAAGGTCGAGGTTTTTGAGCCAGCGTTGTGCTGTGCCACCGGGGTCTGCGGCGACGATGTCCCACAGGAACTGGTGACGTTCTCCGCCGACCTGGACTTCGTGCGCACCCGGGGCGGCGACGTCTCGCGATACAACCTTGCCAGCGAACCGTTGGCATTCGCCCAGAACGAGGCGGTGAAAGCCTTTCTGCACGTTGCCGGTTCCGACGGCTTACCACTGGTGCTGGTCGATGGGGTCACCGCGATGACCGGTCGCTACCCCGACCGGCGCCAGCTTGCCGCCTGGGCCGGCGTCGAGATGCCCACGCCGGCTGGCCGGCTGCTCGACATCACCGACACCAGCGCCGCCGAGGACTGCTGCGGGAACTCCGGATGCTGCTGA
- a CDS encoding ArsR/SmtB family transcription factor — MFKALGDPARLRLLSLIACHPGGEACVCDISESFDLAQPTISHHLKVLRESGLLGCERRGSWVYYWVVPEALQQLSATLCVDAGPAVNSGACSVPQV; from the coding sequence ATGTTCAAGGCTCTCGGTGATCCGGCGCGGCTGCGCCTGCTCAGTTTGATCGCGTGCCACCCAGGCGGCGAGGCATGCGTGTGTGACATCTCCGAGTCGTTCGACCTGGCGCAGCCGACGATCTCCCACCACTTGAAAGTGCTGCGCGAATCGGGCCTGTTGGGCTGCGAGCGCCGTGGTAGCTGGGTGTACTACTGGGTAGTTCCCGAAGCGCTGCAACAACTTTCGGCCACCCTGTGCGTCGATGCGGGTCCCGCTGTGAACAGCGGTGCGTGTTCGGTGCCGCAGGTATGA
- a CDS encoding arsenate-mycothiol transferase ArsC: protein MTRPAVLFVCVKNSGKSQMAAALMRTIAGGEIEVSSAGTRPGVELNSLSAQSLREVGIDISGEHPKPIDPGVLRRADVVVTLGREAHVEPVPGPRFETWDTDEPSRRGIDGMERMRLIRDDIEARVRQLATELRATHPPIRGEYSDEQGRGF, encoded by the coding sequence GTGACGAGGCCGGCAGTGCTGTTCGTGTGCGTCAAGAACAGCGGCAAGTCGCAGATGGCCGCAGCCCTGATGCGTACGATTGCCGGCGGCGAGATCGAGGTGTCGTCGGCCGGAACGCGCCCGGGTGTGGAGCTGAATTCTCTTTCGGCGCAGTCGCTTCGGGAGGTCGGAATCGACATCTCCGGCGAGCATCCCAAACCGATCGATCCCGGCGTGCTACGCCGAGCTGACGTCGTCGTGACGTTGGGGCGGGAAGCCCACGTCGAGCCGGTGCCCGGTCCGCGGTTCGAGACGTGGGACACCGACGAGCCGTCGCGGCGCGGCATCGACGGTATGGAACGCATGCGGCTGATTCGCGACGACATCGAGGCGCGCGTTCGTCAGCTCGCCACTGAGCTACGGGCGACACATCCACCGATCCGAGGAGAGTATTCCGATGAGCAAGGTCGAGGTTTTTGA
- the pstC gene encoding phosphate ABC transporter permease subunit PstC: protein MPTKPPPGSGLRDSGGRWGDRIFGAIAVAAGATIIAAIALMALFLVIRAVPSLKVNKANFLTGSEFKTTDADNLRFGVADLFQVTVLSSVFALVIAVPIAIGIAAFLTNYAPRKFARPFTILVDLLAAVPSIVFGLWGIFVLAPWLEPLARFLNKSLGWFFLFATGNVSLAGGGTIFTAGVVLAVMILPIITSVTREVFSLTPGGHVEAAQALGATKWEVIRMTVFPYGRSGMIAGSMLGLGRALGETVAVLIILRSAARAGHWSLFDGGYTFASKIASAASEFSSPLPTGAYIAAGLVLFILTFIVNALARAAAGGRVSGG, encoded by the coding sequence ATGCCTACCAAACCACCACCAGGGTCGGGCCTTCGGGACAGTGGCGGCCGGTGGGGCGACCGGATCTTCGGCGCCATCGCCGTCGCTGCTGGAGCCACGATCATCGCCGCGATCGCACTGATGGCGCTGTTCCTAGTCATTAGGGCGGTGCCGTCGCTTAAGGTCAATAAGGCGAACTTCCTCACCGGTTCCGAGTTCAAGACCACCGACGCGGACAATCTGCGGTTCGGCGTCGCCGACCTCTTCCAGGTCACCGTGCTGAGCTCGGTCTTTGCCCTGGTGATCGCCGTGCCGATTGCCATCGGCATCGCGGCGTTCCTGACCAACTACGCGCCGCGCAAGTTCGCGAGGCCTTTTACGATCCTGGTCGATCTGCTTGCCGCGGTGCCCTCGATCGTGTTCGGCCTCTGGGGAATCTTCGTGCTGGCGCCCTGGCTCGAGCCGCTTGCGCGGTTCCTCAACAAGAGCCTCGGTTGGTTCTTCCTGTTCGCCACCGGCAACGTCTCGCTGGCCGGTGGTGGGACGATCTTCACTGCGGGAGTAGTTCTTGCCGTGATGATTCTGCCGATCATCACCTCGGTGACGAGGGAAGTGTTCAGTCTCACTCCGGGCGGGCATGTCGAGGCCGCCCAGGCCCTCGGCGCCACAAAGTGGGAAGTCATCCGCATGACCGTCTTCCCATACGGCCGGAGCGGAATGATCGCCGGGTCGATGCTCGGCTTGGGCCGCGCCCTCGGCGAGACCGTCGCGGTCTTGATCATCCTGCGGTCGGCCGCGCGAGCCGGCCACTGGTCGCTGTTCGACGGCGGCTACACCTTTGCTTCCAAGATCGCCTCGGCCGCATCGGAATTCAGCTCACCGTTGCCGACGGGTGCCTACATCGCCGCCGGCTTGGTCCTGTTCATCTTGACATTCATCGTCAACGCGCTGGCTCGTGCAGCGGCTGGAGGAAGGGTGAGCGGAGGATGA
- the pstB gene encoding phosphate ABC transporter ATP-binding protein PstB — protein sequence MAKRLDLKDVNIYYGSFHAVADVSLAVPPRSVTAFIGPSGCGKSTVLRALNRMHEVIPGGRVEGSVLLDGEDIYGPGVDPVSVRKTIGMVFQRPNPFPTMSIKDNVVAGLKLQGVRNRKVLDETAERSLKGANLWNEVKDRLDKPGGGLSGGQQQRLCIARAIAVQPDVLLMDEPCSALDPISTLAVEDLIAELKQDYTIVIVTHNMQQAARVSDQTAFFNLEATGKPGMLVEVDDTEKIFSNPSQKATEDYISGRFG from the coding sequence ATGGCCAAACGGTTGGATCTCAAAGACGTCAATATCTACTACGGATCGTTCCACGCAGTCGCTGATGTGTCACTGGCTGTGCCGCCGCGTAGCGTGACCGCATTCATCGGCCCGTCGGGATGCGGTAAGTCGACGGTGCTGCGTGCCTTGAACCGGATGCATGAGGTGATCCCCGGTGGTCGCGTCGAAGGATCGGTGCTGCTCGACGGCGAGGACATCTACGGCCCCGGCGTGGACCCGGTGAGCGTGCGCAAGACCATCGGCATGGTGTTCCAGCGGCCGAATCCCTTTCCGACCATGTCCATCAAGGACAATGTGGTCGCCGGCCTGAAGCTACAGGGTGTGCGCAACCGGAAGGTCCTCGACGAGACCGCAGAACGTTCGCTGAAGGGCGCCAATCTGTGGAATGAGGTCAAGGACCGGCTCGACAAGCCGGGCGGTGGGCTCTCGGGTGGTCAGCAGCAGCGGTTGTGCATCGCGCGGGCGATTGCCGTGCAGCCCGATGTGCTGCTGATGGACGAGCCGTGTTCGGCCCTGGACCCGATCTCGACGCTGGCCGTCGAGGATCTGATCGCTGAACTCAAGCAGGACTACACGATCGTCATCGTCACGCACAACATGCAGCAGGCGGCGCGCGTCAGCGACCAGACCGCGTTCTTCAACCTCGAGGCGACGGGTAAGCCCGGCATGCTGGTCGAGGTGGACGACACTGAGAAGATCTTCTCCAACCCCTCGCAGAAGGCCACCGAGGACTACATCTCCGGGCGGTTCGGCTAG